From Caldicellulosiruptor hydrothermalis 108, a single genomic window includes:
- a CDS encoding ABC transporter substrate-binding protein, with protein MKPKKLLVGMLVVAFVLTSVIGVMTGFGASSSKLPYVKLTWYVIGTPQKDWDLINQKVNEYIKPKLNAEIKMTMFDWGEYNDKLQTKIAAGEPFDICFTAIWTNNYRTNVAKGAFLPLNKPGNDLLSKYAPKTKKLLGDDFIKGASINGILYAIPANKEKAHNWGFIVRMDLVKKYKLEDMFKKVKKLEDLEPYLKVIKQKEPGIYPLGAYAGESPRFLLDWDKVVDDDVPVSLYPNNKSTKIVNELEQPNTKALFKTVRKYYLAGYIRKDAASVTDWMSDLKAGKVFVMPQSLKPGKDAEMSISTGYQWKQIDITPPVMSTREAIGSMQAINAKSKNPERALMFLELFNTDKYLNNLVNFGIEGQHYVFKDKAKGIIAPGPKAKDYSPGLGWMFGNQFINYIYENEDPNKWKNFEEYNKKALPLLSLGFNFDDSKVKTQVAACKNVWKQYIPMLETGSVDPDRYIPQAIDKFKKAGVDIIIKEAQRQYDEFLKKTGRKK; from the coding sequence GTGAAGCCCAAAAAACTTCTTGTAGGGATGCTTGTTGTGGCTTTTGTGCTCACAAGTGTGATTGGAGTTATGACAGGATTTGGTGCATCTTCTTCAAAGCTTCCTTATGTGAAGCTTACTTGGTATGTCATCGGAACTCCGCAAAAAGACTGGGATTTAATCAATCAAAAGGTTAATGAGTACATCAAACCAAAGCTCAATGCTGAAATCAAGATGACAATGTTTGACTGGGGCGAGTACAATGATAAGCTCCAGACAAAGATTGCAGCAGGTGAGCCATTTGATATCTGTTTTACAGCAATATGGACAAACAATTACAGAACAAATGTGGCAAAAGGTGCTTTTTTGCCGCTCAATAAACCTGGAAATGACCTTCTTTCAAAGTATGCACCAAAGACAAAGAAACTTCTTGGCGATGATTTTATAAAAGGTGCATCCATTAATGGAATTCTGTATGCAATTCCAGCAAATAAAGAGAAAGCTCACAACTGGGGATTCATTGTTAGAATGGACTTGGTAAAGAAGTATAAGTTAGAAGACATGTTTAAAAAAGTCAAAAAATTAGAAGATTTAGAGCCATATCTTAAAGTAATCAAGCAAAAAGAGCCAGGTATATATCCACTTGGAGCATATGCTGGTGAGTCCCCAAGATTTCTTTTGGACTGGGATAAGGTTGTTGACGATGATGTTCCTGTATCACTTTACCCGAACAACAAGAGCACAAAAATTGTTAATGAGCTTGAGCAGCCAAATACAAAGGCACTCTTTAAGACTGTAAGAAAATATTACTTAGCTGGTTATATAAGAAAAGATGCAGCAAGTGTAACAGACTGGATGTCTGATTTGAAAGCTGGAAAAGTTTTTGTAATGCCACAATCGCTAAAGCCTGGCAAAGATGCTGAAATGTCCATCTCAACAGGGTACCAGTGGAAACAGATAGACATCACACCACCTGTTATGTCAACAAGAGAAGCTATTGGTTCTATGCAGGCAATCAATGCAAAATCCAAGAATCCAGAAAGAGCTTTAATGTTCCTTGAACTTTTCAACACAGACAAGTATCTTAACAACCTTGTAAACTTCGGTATTGAAGGTCAGCACTACGTATTTAAAGACAAGGCAAAAGGCATTATTGCTCCGGGACCAAAAGCAAAAGACTATAGCCCTGGTCTTGGCTGGATGTTTGGAAATCAGTTTATAAACTACATCTATGAAAATGAAGACCCGAACAAGTGGAAGAACTTTGAAGAGTATAATAAGAAAGCATTACCTCTTCTTAGCCTTGGATTCAACTTTGATGACTCAAAGGTAAAAACACAGGTTGCAGCATGCAAGAATGTATGGAAACAATATATACCAATGCTTGAAACAGGTAGCGTTGATCCAGACAGATACATTCCACAGGCAATTGACAAGTTCAAAAAAGCAGGTGTTGACATTATTATAAAAGAAGCACAAAGACAGTATGATGAGTTTCTTAAGAAGACAGGAAGAAAGAAATAG
- a CDS encoding carbohydrate ABC transporter permease: MQSKSRFLQISTVSEAILHIFFGIVTLACLVPLWAVISISLSDDNKIRQSGYRLWPVKWSVKSYEFVLAQGAAIVHAYALTIFVTVVGTILCVLVVSLYAYVLFRKDFKYRKFFTFFGFFTMLINAGLVPWYIVCVNVLRLKDTIYALILPYVMNMWYVLIFRTYLSMSLPDSIIESAKIDGAGEFTTFFRIVVPLVKPGLATIALFAAITYWNDWWLPFMLVESEKLYNLQYLMYRVQQKIQYLAEIAAKISVVSNSPFKDLPAESARMAMAVLGMGPIVLAYPFFQRYFVKGLTIGAIKG; this comes from the coding sequence ATGCAGTCAAAGAGCAGATTTTTGCAAATATCTACAGTTTCAGAAGCAATTTTACACATCTTTTTCGGGATTGTAACACTTGCGTGTCTGGTTCCACTGTGGGCTGTTATATCAATTTCTCTTAGTGATGATAACAAAATTAGACAAAGTGGATATAGACTGTGGCCTGTTAAATGGAGTGTAAAATCATATGAGTTCGTTTTAGCACAAGGTGCAGCAATTGTTCACGCTTATGCTCTAACTATTTTTGTTACAGTTGTAGGTACAATATTATGTGTTCTTGTTGTTTCATTGTATGCCTATGTTTTATTCAGAAAAGATTTTAAATACAGAAAGTTTTTCACATTCTTCGGTTTTTTCACAATGTTAATCAATGCCGGGCTTGTTCCCTGGTATATAGTGTGCGTAAATGTCCTTCGCTTAAAAGATACTATATATGCGTTGATTCTACCCTATGTGATGAATATGTGGTATGTGCTGATTTTCAGGACATATCTTTCGATGTCTTTACCTGATTCCATCATAGAGTCTGCAAAAATTGACGGTGCAGGAGAGTTTACAACATTTTTCAGAATTGTTGTGCCGCTTGTAAAGCCTGGACTTGCAACAATTGCTCTGTTTGCAGCTATCACATACTGGAACGACTGGTGGCTTCCGTTCATGCTAGTGGAGAGTGAAAAACTGTATAATCTTCAATATCTTATGTACAGAGTTCAACAAAAGATTCAGTATTTAGCAGAAATAGCTGCAAAAATTTCTGTTGTAAGTAACAGTCCGTTCAAAGATTTGCCGGCAGAGTCTGCGCGAATGGCAATGGCTGTTTTGGGTATGGGTCCTATAGTTTTAGCTTATCCATTCTTCCAGCGCTATTTTGTAAAAGGGCTTACCATTGGTGCTATCAAAGGCTGA